From Cryobacterium sp. GrIS_2_6:
CCTTTGCTGTCGTCGTACTGCTCGAGCACGGCCTGCTCGTATTCGTACTCGGCCGCCTCGGCCGCGGCCTTCGCCTTAGTCACCCGCTGGCTGATCGCGTGCTCCGATTTTTCCAACCGACGCGCCTCGAGCGGGCTGCCGTTCTCGAGGAGGTCCTCGAGCGTGTCCGGGTCGAGGTGCATGGCGTCGATCGCATCGGCCTCCGACCGGGCGACGGCCGCCTTGCTGCGCAGCAGTCGCACCCGCGCATCCTTCGCGTCCTGCCGCTTCGCGGCCTCGGCGTTCGCAATGTCTTCGTCACTCCCGAAGCGTTCGATGCGCTTGTCCTGGCCTGTGTCGCTCATGATGCCTCCCCGTCTCCGTGGCATCGTAGCGCGGCAGCGCCGATGGGGAAACGGCCCCGAGCGGGTGACGCCGGGTCGGGGGGCGCCGGGCGTCAGCGTGGAGCGGGTGGTGTGGCTGTCGCCGGTCTGGCGGGCGTCAGCGGCGCTGGTTGCCGCGGCCGCTGGTCCAGAGCCAGCGTGCCCTGGCGGTGGCGATGCCGCCGGCGGCGAGGGCAACGATCGCCACCGGAACCGCCACGCCCACGAAGGCGTTGTGGTTCACCGCGTTGAAGTAGAGAACCCCGAGCGCGATCGCACAGCAGACGAAACCGGCGATCCCGCACATCGAAAATGTCCAGTCCTTGAGGCTGCGCATGGCTCAGGCCTCCACGGAGAACTGCGCGAGTTTCGCGCGCAGGTCGGCGTCGCTCGGCTCGACGAGGTGGCTCGCGTCGGGGAACACGATCACGGGGATCCGGGTGCGTCCACTGATCGCGTGGGCACGGTCGGCTCCGTCCACGACGGCCTCGAGGTCGACGTAGTCGTAGTCGACGTTCAGTCCGTCGAGCACCTTCTTCGAGCGGCGGCAGTCGCTGCACCACTCCGCGCCGAACAGGGTGATGCGGGGGTCGAGGGGCACTGATGCTGTCGCTGCGGTCATCCGCCGATCTTACGTGCCCGCGCTGGGCATCCGTGTGCGGGGGCGGTCAGGGGCGGGTCATAGTTTCGCCCTTTCGGGGGCTTTTTTCCGGCCGAATCCGGCCGGGTACGGTGTTAGGTTCGAAAGAGCGACAGACAGTCGGGGGGCTGAAGGTGGACTCGAAGGCGGCAGCACCAGAGGTGCGTGCATCTTCGGCAGCGCCCGTTCGCAGCACTTCACCGGCGCCCGCACCGTATTCGACCGCGGCACTCCTCGCCGGCTGCGAGATCTCGCGCGCCGACGGCCGGCACCTGGAGGGCGCGGCGCAGGCCGAACAGGTGCTCGCGACCTTCGGGATCACCCCCGCCGAACGCGCTCAGGCCCGCGAGCTGCTCGCACTGCACCGGTTGCGGTTGGGCGAGGTCGAGGCATCCGTTCGTCACGGGTTGCTCGCCCTCAAATACCTGGTCGACACGGGCGAACTGCTGCGGCAGTCGCAGGCGCATTGCACCCTGGCGCTCGCGTTCCATGAGTCCGGCCTGCACGAGCCCGCGCTGCGCCATGTGCTCGGCGCGCTGTCCGCGGCGCGGGCGAGTGGCAGCAAGCTCGCCGAATTCTGGGCGCTCAGCCGCTCCTCGATGGTGCACGTGGGTATGGCCGACTCGCAGCGCGCCCTCGAACTGGGCCGCCAGGCGCTCGACCTGTCGCGGCTGCTCGAGGACGCCGAGGCCAGATTCGCCGGACTCAACAACCTCGGCGACACCTGCCTCGAGTTCGCCCGCACGCAGAAGACGCAGGGGCTCGACCCGGCGGATGCCCTCGCCGAGGCCCTCGACAACGTGTTGCAGGCCGCGGCGCTCGCCCACGGCCAGGGGCACGCTTTTTTCGAGACGATCGCGCGCACGAACCTCGTGCACATCCTGATCGAGCTCGGCCGGTACCGCGAGGCGCGTGAGCAGGCCGGGCTGGCCAAGCTGCTCGCCTCGGCCAACGGCTACCGTAACCTCGAGGTCAACAATGACGCCCAGCTCGCCGAGGTGGTGCGGTCGGAGGGCCGAATCGACGAGGCGACCGAGATGATGGCGGCCCAGCTCTCCGACCCCCTGATCGAGGAAGATCCGGCGCTGCTGGCGCGGCTGCACCGTGCACTCGTCGCCATGTACAAGGAGAGCGGCCGGTTCGAGCTCGCGCTCAGCCATTCCGAACAGTTGCACGAGCTGACCCTGCGCCTGACGCGGCAGACGGCCGGGCTGCAGTCCCGGATGCTGATCAACACTCTCGAGATCGAACATGCCCGCCACGAGACCGAACGGTCGCAGCTCGAGGCGCAGGTGCTGCGCATCCGTGCGGAAAAACTCGACCAGCAGGCCCACACCGACCCGCTCACCCTGTTGCCGAACCGGCGAGCGCTGGACCGGCAGCTGCCCGCGCTGATGCGCCGGGCGCACGACCGCGCGCAGCCGCTTTGCGCGGCGATGGTCGACCTCGACCACTTCAAACGGGTGAACGACGCCCACGGTCACGCAACAGGCGACCGGGTGCTGGCCGCGATGGGCACGATCCTGACGGCTGCCATCCGTGACAGCGACCTCGCGGTGCGGCTCGGCGGTGAGGAATTCCTGTTGGTCTTCGCCGACGCGACGCCGGCCGATGCGGAGAAGGCCTGCGAACGCCTGCTCGTCGCGGTGAGCAGCTTCCGCTGGGACGACGTCGCCCCGGGCCTGCGCTGCACCGTGAGCATCGGCCTGGCCGTTCGGAATACCGGCGAACGCACGGCACACTGGCTCGCCCGCGCCGACAAGGCCCTCTACGAGGCCAAGCGCGCCGGCCGCGACCGCGTCGAGTCCGCCCCGCAGTAGCGGTGTGCGGCTACCGGGAGCCGGGGCGGAGGAGGCCGGCGGGGGTGCGGGTGAGGCGACCGGAATCCAGGGCGAGAGCCAGGGCCGCGTCGAGACGGATGCCGACGGTTCCGCGCGTGCTCCGCCCGCCGAAGAAGGCGAGGGCCTCCCGCTTGAGCTCAGTGTCGTCGATGCCGGCGGCGGCCTCGGCCGCAAGGCGCATCGCGTTCGCGATCTCCACGAGCGGCACATGCTCGAGGGATCGGGTGACGCCGGGCGGGGTGCGCCGGGCGCCCTGCCAGCCGGTCGGGTCGATCGACTCGGACCAGTAGAACGGCTCGTCGGCGCCGAGCGGCAGGTCCGCCGGCACACAGCGCACGATGGAGGCCGCCCGCGCCTGGTTCACCCGGTCGAGCCCGAACGCCCCCGCCACGAGCTTGATCAGCCGCGCACTGTGGATCGGACCCTCGGCCGTGACCGCCGCACGGATCGCGGACTGCACCTTCGCCGCAGCCGCCGCCCGCGGCAAGGCGTCGAGCACGTCGACCGTGCCGAGACGCCCGGGTGACCACTCGGCGTAGTCGAACACGAGGGAACTCGTGGTCGCACTCGTGTTGGCGAACGCCACAGTCGGGGCGGACACCGTGCGGGATGCGACGAGTACCTCGGGTGCATCCCGTCGCGTTTCGGTGATGGTTGCTGCGGGCTCGACGTCCGCGGGGATGACCAGCTCCCTGGCCACTTCGGCCGCGGCTGCAGCTGAAGCCGCGGCCTCGACCGCCGCCCCGAGCCGGGCGACCGTCTCGTCGCGGTGGTGCAGCCACTCGGGTAGCCAGACCCGCTCGACGCCCGGCCAGCGCATGATGCCCTGCAGCACGTCCACGGGCAGGCCGTCGCGGTCGGAGACCGTGCGCCGGGCACGCCAGTTCGGCCCGTCGAGCAGCACTGCGACGAGCGGCCGACTCGGGTCCGTCGCCGAGGCGAGGCTGAGATCGACCCGGAAGTCGGAGAGCCCGACGTCGGTCTGCACGACGTGCCCCGCGGCGCGGAGCGCGGCCGCGATGTCGTCGCGGTGCCGGTCCACGGTGGACGGGCGGCGGACATCCGTGCTCAGCGCCTCGGCGCCCGCGCCCGCCATCTCGAGGTAGGCCTTGAGATGTTTGATGCCGACCGAGCTGGTGTCCTGCGCGCGCAGCACCGCCGGGTCGAAGCTCGCATAGAGCACCACCTGCCGCCGCGCACGGGTGATCGCCACGTTGAGGCGGCGCTCGCCGCCCGCCCGCGAGAGCGGCCCGAAGTTGAGCGGCACCACGCCTTTCTCGTTGGCGCTGAACGCGATCGAGAAGAGGATGCTGTCGCGCTCGTCGCCCTGCACATTCTCGAGGTTCTTGACGAAGAGGCCATCGATCTCGTCGAGGGCGAGGGCGATGCGCTCGTCGTCGCTGTCGCGGAGCAGGTTCTCGATGAGGTTGCGCTGCTGGGCGTTGAAGGTGATCACGCCGACCGAGGGGGAGACCTCGGGCGAGGCCTGGAAGCGGCGCTCGATGTCGTCGACGATCGCCCGGGCCTCGACGGGGTTGGTGCGGAGGGCAGTGCCCCGCCCCGACCGCTCGAACTGGCCGTCGACGCGCACGAGGGAGACGCCGTGGTCGGCGACGGCGCTGGACGCGGGCGCCGGGAACGACGACAGCCGGCTCTCGTAGTAGTAGTGGTTGCTGAACGCGATGAGTGACTCGTCCTGGCTGCGGTAGTGCCACGACAACCATTTGCTCGGCACCCGCGCCTGCACGCATTCGGTGAGGATGGACTCCTCGTCCGCGACCGCACCGAGTATCCCGTCGTCGCCGTCGAAACCGGCGTCACCCTCGTCGTCGATGTTCGCGCTCGTCTCGGCGAAACTCGTCGGCGGCATCTGCTTGCTGTCGCCCACGACGACCACGGACGTCGCCCTGCCCATCGCCCCGATCGCATCCGCCACCCGGATCTGCGAGGCCTCGTCGAACACGACCATGTCGAACAGGGCAGCGTGCGCGGGGAAGAACCGGGCCACGGATTCCGGGCTCATCAGGGTGCACGGCATCACCTGGGTGATCAGGTCGCCGTAGTTCTCGAGCAGTGCGCGCACGCTCATGCCGCCGCGCTGCCGGTCGAGCTGGCGGCGCAGCCCACCGACCTGCCCCGAGGCCAGGTTCGTGTCGAAGCGGCGGAGGCCGAGCACCTCGGCCGGGATGGCCCGGGGGAGTTCGCCGCGCACCGCGTGCGTGCTAGCGGTGAACCGGGTGATCGTCTTGCTGTGCGCCACGAGGTTGAAGTCGCCGAGGGCGGTCGCGTCCTCGCGTTCGGTGAGCGAGGCGATCGCGAGGCCCTTGTCGAACGCGAGCGCGGCATCCTCGGCCGGGATGCTGCCGGCCAGCAGCGCCGCGCGGGCGTCGGTGAGCCCGTGGCGGCGCAGCGGCTCGAGGTGACGCACGAGGGCGAGCCAGCGTTCGAGCACGACCGGCTGGGCGGACTCGACCGTGCGCGCGGCCCGGGTCGCCCACCAGCGGGACACAAAGCCGAGGTCGCCGGCCCAGCGGGCGCGGTCGGCGGGCTGCACGTCGGCGGCGGTGTCGAGGGTCTGCCAGGCCGCGGCGAGGGCGGTGAGCGGCTCCTGTCCTGTGCCGAGCGGGGTCGAGGAATAGTAGGCGCGCAGGTCGGCGGTGTGGGTGCGGGAGCCGGCTTCGACAGCGGGCACCGCGGGCCGGTTGAGCGCGTCGCCGAGCCAGCCGAGCCAGGCCAGGCCGGTCGCGAGGTCCTCGGCGTCGGCTGGCACAAACGGGTTCCACCGCGCGTCCACGAGCGGCACCGGCAGGGTGAGCGCGGCGTCGCGAAGGCCCTGCGCCTCGGCGTGCGCGGCGGCGAGGGCCGCGGTGAGCGTCGAGAGCGTCTTGAGCGGCACGGCCTTCTCCGGGGCGGATGCCGCGTCGCCGGTGAGCAGGTCGGCGATCTGCGCGAGCACCGCGCGGCGCTTGGCCTTGCGGCCGAAGAACCCGGCGGCATCCGCGGCGAGGGCCGCCGCGTGGATTCCGGGCACGTCCCGCCCGAGCACGGTCGGCGCCACCCGGGTCAGCCAGTCCGGACGCGACGCCCGCAACGCCGTGAGGTGCTTCTCGAGGCCGGCGATGAAGGCCCGCCACTCGGGGGTGTGCAGGGTGTCGACCGCGCTGACGGGGTGCCGGGGCGCGGCGGCGAGGTCGCGCCATTCCCCGGCGAGGGCGGCCGAGGGCATCCGGTTCAGGGTGTCGAGGTCGAACCCGGTGGCCTGCGCCGCAAGGAGGGAATCGTCGAAGGCGCGCCCGGCCGCGTGGATCGCGGCGGTGCGCAGCGCGATGGCGATGCCGGTCGACGGCGACGA
This genomic window contains:
- a CDS encoding glutaredoxin domain-containing protein translates to MTAATASVPLDPRITLFGAEWCSDCRRSKKVLDGLNVDYDYVDLEAVVDGADRAHAISGRTRIPVIVFPDASHLVEPSDADLRAKLAQFSVEA
- a CDS encoding diguanylate cyclase translates to MRASSAAPVRSTSPAPAPYSTAALLAGCEISRADGRHLEGAAQAEQVLATFGITPAERAQARELLALHRLRLGEVEASVRHGLLALKYLVDTGELLRQSQAHCTLALAFHESGLHEPALRHVLGALSAARASGSKLAEFWALSRSSMVHVGMADSQRALELGRQALDLSRLLEDAEARFAGLNNLGDTCLEFARTQKTQGLDPADALAEALDNVLQAAALAHGQGHAFFETIARTNLVHILIELGRYREAREQAGLAKLLASANGYRNLEVNNDAQLAEVVRSEGRIDEATEMMAAQLSDPLIEEDPALLARLHRALVAMYKESGRFELALSHSEQLHELTLRLTRQTAGLQSRMLINTLEIEHARHETERSQLEAQVLRIRAEKLDQQAHTDPLTLLPNRRALDRQLPALMRRAHDRAQPLCAAMVDLDHFKRVNDAHGHATGDRVLAAMGTILTAAIRDSDLAVRLGGEEFLLVFADATPADAEKACERLLVAVSSFRWDDVAPGLRCTVSIGLAVRNTGERTAHWLARADKALYEAKRAGRDRVESAPQ
- a CDS encoding DUF3320 domain-containing protein yields the protein MDQLDSDTEAATASVAAGAPTVAAAASARIGISSVPFLSYAMAHCRVPVVDEIAIENLGGEQRAATLEVEVTSAAGSLGAPRVVIVDLGSGQSTTLRTVELVLDPALMLAVEEQRPGSIRATLRDAAGILLAETSAAVQILASSQWIATPLHLGLELLAAHVQPNAAAIAPLLVEASDLLQQRTGDSALSGYQSESSERVDAVVEAIYDAMAARDIRYAMPPASWGTTGQKVRTPAEVLEGRLGTCLDTTITLAAALEQAGLNSTLWLLEGHIFLGYWRVDSTLGAVAHTDVADIVNLVDLGSIGLVETTGVTGGSSSMPFAEARRSPHTQYLAAGLEKFQGETDVRTARQSRIWPLPSRSVGPDGAVTVTVYQAGAGPVIAPYYARDGSAVSSAAPEATPVPPRVTQWKNALLDLSLRNKLINYTDRSGYPLFVPGPAVARLEDAINAGTPITLVPSDAVPNVDRARGIRFGKDLPEQTRELMLADKKGAFVDITEASYTSKLRYLANKARTIVEETGANNLYLTFGMLHWRFNDRELRSPLVLIPVNMTSASRGSSYRLTIDEAGASTPNYCLLEKLRASFGLEIAGLATPGEDASGIDLAAAFTAVREAIAEAGLPFRVEETVELSILQFAKFRLWKDLDENWEALSQNSLVAHLINTPLDAYADPIAAAGAVVSPGSPVDLDALGGSVPVPADSSQLEAVAEATAGRTFVLEGPPGTGKSQTITNLLARALADGKRVLFVAEKRAALDVVKKRLESVGLGDFSLDLHDKGARPAAVRAQIKAALELRIDPDLPALAANREAAAASRGTLARYADRLHEANAAGLSLYSARTHALAADASVEPLAIPGPLVGGSPAPVFDELRHVLRQLPEVSDLARPSAAHPWGFVDERLGRGAGAGSASAESAAEAVRAARAVGMVSTGTSSGGVSTAGAAGAESLAAGSSPSTGIAIALRTAAIHAAGRAFDDSLLAAQATGFDLDTLNRMPSAALAGEWRDLAAAPRHPVSAVDTLHTPEWRAFIAGLEKHLTALRASRPDWLTRVAPTVLGRDVPGIHAAALAADAAGFFGRKAKRRAVLAQIADLLTGDAASAPEKAVPLKTLSTLTAALAAAHAEAQGLRDAALTLPVPLVDARWNPFVPADAEDLATGLAWLGWLGDALNRPAVPAVEAGSRTHTADLRAYYSSTPLGTGQEPLTALAAAWQTLDTAADVQPADRARWAGDLGFVSRWWATRAARTVESAQPVVLERWLALVRHLEPLRRHGLTDARAALLAGSIPAEDAALAFDKGLAIASLTEREDATALGDFNLVAHSKTITRFTASTHAVRGELPRAIPAEVLGLRRFDTNLASGQVGGLRRQLDRQRGGMSVRALLENYGDLITQVMPCTLMSPESVARFFPAHAALFDMVVFDEASQIRVADAIGAMGRATSVVVVGDSKQMPPTSFAETSANIDDEGDAGFDGDDGILGAVADEESILTECVQARVPSKWLSWHYRSQDESLIAFSNHYYYESRLSSFPAPASSAVADHGVSLVRVDGQFERSGRGTALRTNPVEARAIVDDIERRFQASPEVSPSVGVITFNAQQRNLIENLLRDSDDERIALALDEIDGLFVKNLENVQGDERDSILFSIAFSANEKGVVPLNFGPLSRAGGERRLNVAITRARRQVVLYASFDPAVLRAQDTSSVGIKHLKAYLEMAGAGAEALSTDVRRPSTVDRHRDDIAAALRAAGHVVQTDVGLSDFRVDLSLASATDPSRPLVAVLLDGPNWRARRTVSDRDGLPVDVLQGIMRWPGVERVWLPEWLHHRDETVARLGAAVEAAASAAAAAEVARELVIPADVEPAATITETRRDAPEVLVASRTVSAPTVAFANTSATTSSLVFDYAEWSPGRLGTVDVLDALPRAAAAAKVQSAIRAAVTAEGPIHSARLIKLVAGAFGLDRVNQARAASIVRCVPADLPLGADEPFYWSESIDPTGWQGARRTPPGVTRSLEHVPLVEIANAMRLAAEAAAGIDDTELKREALAFFGGRSTRGTVGIRLDAALALALDSGRLTRTPAGLLRPGSR